The Planctomicrobium piriforme genome includes the window AACTCGAAAAGTCGGTCGGCAAGGTCATCGGCAACAGTTACGGGAAAGAGGCAACCGTTGAAGAATTGCCGATTTCCAAGGGGATCGCCGGCGTGTCGATGCAGCTGGAGCCGGGTGCGATGCGTGAACTGCACTGGCACGCCACCGCGGCGGAATGGGCGCTCGTTCTCAAAGGCCGCGTTCGCACGACGGTCATCAGCCCGGACGGCACCGCCGAGGTCAACGACTTCCTGCCAGGCGATGTCTGGTACTTTCCGCGCGGGCATGGCCATGTCCTCGAATGCCTGGGGAATGAACCCTGCCATTTCATTCTGATCTTTGACAACGGCTACTTCTCCGAGTTCGGCACGTTCAGCATCTCCGACTGGATCGGGCATGTGCCGCCTGCGTTGCTCGCCAAGAACTTCGGCGTGCCGGAATCGACGTTTGACGGCTTTCCGAAAGAGGAAGTCTACTTTGGTCGCGGAGCCATCCCCCCGGAGACGGCCGCCATGCCGCTGAAAGGGTACACCGTTCCGCCGCTCACGCATAAATACGAATTACTCTCTCAGCCTCCGCACCGCACTTTCGACGGCGGTCGCGAGTGGCGGGTCGATTCGACCAGTTTCCCCATCGCCACGACGATTACCGGAGTCGTGC containing:
- a CDS encoding cupin domain-containing protein; the protein is MNNVPDPVLSGPELPTFKFELEKSVGKVIGNSYGKEATVEELPISKGIAGVSMQLEPGAMRELHWHATAAEWALVLKGRVRTTVISPDGTAEVNDFLPGDVWYFPRGHGHVLECLGNEPCHFILIFDNGYFSEFGTFSISDWIGHVPPALLAKNFGVPESTFDGFPKEEVYFGRGAIPPETAAMPLKGYTVPPLTHKYELLSQPPHRTFDGGREWRVDSTSFPIATTITGVVLELDPGGLRVLHWHPTADEWQYVVEGQISVTMFGSHGRFRTETLNAGDVGYIPQGYGHSVENIGTTPCRVLIGFNTGIYQAIDLSQWIAGNPADVLATNFGKPAATFDQFPKTDVFITR